From the Pseudomonas sp. VD-NE ins genome, the window GTGATCGGCAATTCAATGCAGAACCGCGCGCCCTCTAGCGAGTTGTGCACGCTCAACTCGCCGCCCATGTTGTCGATGATGCCGTAGCTCACCGAAAGCCCCAACCCGGTGCCGACGCCGATCGGCTTGGTGGTGAAAAACGGTTCGAAGATCCGCTCCAGCAAGCGCGGGTCGATGCCACCACCGTTGTCCTCGACCCACAGCCGTACGCTCTGTTCATCGCGTTCAGCGTAGATCGCAATCCACGGTTTGAAGCTCGAGTCCTTCTCGCGTTTGCTCAGCAACGCGTCGCGCGCGTTGACCATCAGGTTGATCAGCACCTGCTCAAGCTGATCGACGTAGCCACGCACCTGAACTTCGAACCCGGTCTCGCTGATGCGCAGATCCACACCTTTGCCGCGCATGCCTTCGGCCAGCAACGACAGCGTGCCTTCAATGGCCGAGGCCGGGTTGAACAGTTGCTGTTCGATCTCCGAACGCCGACCGAATACGCGCATGTGATCGACTACTTTCGCCGCGCGCTGCACCTGCGCATCGATGCGATTGAGTTTGTCGGTCAGGTAGTCGACCTGCACATCGCCGTTGCCCAGACGCTTGAGTACGTTGACGATGGCCATGCGCATCACGTTCAGCGGCTGATTGATTTCATGGGCGAGACCAGTGGCCATTTCACCGAGGGTGGCCATTTTCGCGCTTTGCGTGAGTTGCTGCTGCGAGCGACGCACCTCGGTGTTGTCGCGGCCCACCGCTTGCACTTCGATCAATTGGCCGTGTTCATCGAACACGCCGCGATCGGACCACACCCACCAGGCGTGCTCGCGGCCGGGCAGTTGCAGGCTGATTTCCGCAGTGCTTACCGGCTGCTCCGTCGTCAGTGAGCCGAGGCGCTGGACGAATGCGGCGCGTTGCTCGTCGGACATCCAGCTGCCCAGATCGACCCCCGGCAGCTGCTCCGGTGTGCATTCCAGGTACGTCGCCAGCGGCCGGTTGCCGAACGTCAGAATCAGGTCCGGGCGGTAGCGACAGATCATCGCCGGCGAGTCCTCCACCAGGATCCGGTAGCGCTCCTCGCTCTTTTTCACCTGCTCGGCCGCCAGGGTCGCTTCGGTGACGTCCAGCCACAAACCAACCGCTTCGACCGGCAGGCCGAGGTCATTGCGCAGCAGTCTGGCTTCATCAAGCAGCCAGTGATAATCGCCGCTACGGTCGCGCAACCGATAACGCGCGCGCACCGAACCTTCGCGCAACAACTGACGGCTGCGGGCGAAATACAGATCGCGATCTTCGGGATGGATCATCTCGACCAGTGCGCCATCGCCGCAATCCTCAAGGCTCCAGCCCAGCAAGGGTTGCAGACTGGCACTGAAGAACGCCGGGATCAGCGCACCTTCGTGGTAGTGCTGGACGTAAATTACTGCGGGCGAACTGGCGATCAGGTTGTCCAGCCGTGCATGCGCGGCGGCGGCCCGTTGTTGCTGGTTCTGGATGTCGCTGATATCGAGCATGAAACCGACCAACCGGCGGTACTCGCCATTGCCAATCACTTGGCCCTGCACGCGATACCACGTGGGTGCCTGCTCGTTGTTACCGGCGTGCAGGCGCACCGATAACGTCAGGGCTTCACCGTGTTGTTGCAAGGCTTGCAGACGGCTGCGCAACTCGTCGCGGTCGGCGGGATGGATTTGCGCCAGCCAGTCTTCCAGCGGTAATCCGCCAGGGTTCACGTTCAGGGCCGCCGCCAGCGCGGGGGCCAGTTGAATGTGGGCGTCGCCCGCCAAAATTTCCCACCAGCCGGTGCCGAGCAGGGTTTGCAGCGACTCGATGCGCTCCAGTTGCAGGTGATGTTGCTGTTCGCGCAGGCGCCCGAGCAACGGCCCGGCGAGCGCGCCGAAGAGTGTCATCCAGTCGCGCTCGGTCAGGTATGGCGCGGCACTGTCCACGGGATAAAAACCGCAGAGCAGCCAGGCCACCACACCGCGCTCATCGCTATACGGCACCGCGAAACCTTCGGCACTGCCAAACAGAACCTGCACCCGCGAATGCTCATCGAGGCCATGGTGCGCGCCAACACGTTGCGGCGCGGCACCGTTCAGGCTGTCCAGCGGCGTGCCCAGGCGCTGCCCGTCATGCCATAGATCCGGCGCATCGTGGGCGCGATACTGGCGATGGATTTGCCAGCCCTGTTGCTCATCATCGAGCAAGGCCAGCGCCAGACAAGGGATGTGCCAACGCTGGGCGATCATTTGCAATTGTTCGCTGACGATCACCGGCAAACGCACTTGGCTGCAGGCGCGCAGCTGTTCGCTGATCTGCCCGGCCAGCAATTGGCAGGCATCACGCTGGCGCGATTGTTGGCGTTCGAGCAGCAAGTCAGCGATGTCGATCAACTGCATCAGCCAGCCGTCGCCCAGCGGCTGTACCCAGCCCCGCAGGTGCACGGTTTGCTCACCCAGACCGAAGAAGTCGAGATCGAGCAAAAGCCCCTGCCACTCCCGTGGCCGACCTTCGA encodes:
- a CDS encoding PAS domain-containing protein; its protein translation is MTSGDKLFGRLLKRTPPAAHELPDPLGSPATGLHLYLNDDGDVLHMAGPLRHLLAQFKPQDRPLPLCTYLLPHSILTIEGRPREWQGLLLDLDFFGLGEQTVHLRGWVQPLGDGWLMQLIDIADLLLERQQSRQRDACQLLAGQISEQLRACSQVRLPVIVSEQLQMIAQRWHIPCLALALLDDEQQGWQIHRQYRAHDAPDLWHDGQRLGTPLDSLNGAAPQRVGAHHGLDEHSRVQVLFGSAEGFAVPYSDERGVVAWLLCGFYPVDSAAPYLTERDWMTLFGALAGPLLGRLREQQHHLQLERIESLQTLLGTGWWEILAGDAHIQLAPALAAALNVNPGGLPLEDWLAQIHPADRDELRSRLQALQQHGEALTLSVRLHAGNNEQAPTWYRVQGQVIGNGEYRRLVGFMLDISDIQNQQQRAAAAHARLDNLIASSPAVIYVQHYHEGALIPAFFSASLQPLLGWSLEDCGDGALVEMIHPEDRDLYFARSRQLLREGSVRARYRLRDRSGDYHWLLDEARLLRNDLGLPVEAVGLWLDVTEATLAAEQVKKSEERYRILVEDSPAMICRYRPDLILTFGNRPLATYLECTPEQLPGVDLGSWMSDEQRAAFVQRLGSLTTEQPVSTAEISLQLPGREHAWWVWSDRGVFDEHGQLIEVQAVGRDNTEVRRSQQQLTQSAKMATLGEMATGLAHEINQPLNVMRMAIVNVLKRLGNGDVQVDYLTDKLNRIDAQVQRAAKVVDHMRVFGRRSEIEQQLFNPASAIEGTLSLLAEGMRGKGVDLRISETGFEVQVRGYVDQLEQVLINLMVNARDALLSKREKDSSFKPWIAIYAERDEQSVRLWVEDNGGGIDPRLLERIFEPFFTTKPIGVGTGLGLSVSYGIIDNMGGELSVHNSLEGARFCIELPITADA